The following are encoded together in the Xanthobacter autotrophicus Py2 genome:
- a CDS encoding adenosylmethionine-8-amino-7-oxononanoate aminotransferase (TIGRFAM: adenosylmethionine-8-amino-7-oxononanoate aminotransferase~PFAM: aminotransferase class-III~KEGG: rpb:RPB_4342 adenosylmethionine-8-amino-7-oxononanoate aminotransferase) — protein sequence MTASPSPVWHPFTQHALAPEPPVVVRGNGAWLETASGGRILDAISSWWVITHGHCHPRIVAAIAEQAGQLDQVIFAGHTHPAAEALARGLVAMTPEGLDHVFFSDSGSTAVEVALKMAAGYWRHTGEQRTRILALEHGYHGDTIGTMSVGARGVYNAAYEPFLFEVTRLPFPEKGREQATLDALEAACREAPAALLVEPLILGAGGMYIYGPGVLAEMAAICARHGVLFIADEVMTGFGRTGTLFACEQAGVVPDIACYAKGLTGGSLPLAVTLCRSAIFDAHYSTDRARTFFHSSSFTANPIACAAAVANLKIWAEEPVRGRITALGDAQEERLANFRDDRRFANVRRIGTIAALDLVAPDPGYLADVGPRLAAFFRDEGLLIRPLGNTLYVMPPYCTTAEDLDLVYGAIATAADRFGRA from the coding sequence ATGACCGCAAGCCCTTCTCCCGTCTGGCATCCCTTCACCCAGCACGCGCTTGCGCCTGAGCCGCCGGTGGTGGTGCGGGGGAATGGCGCGTGGCTGGAGACCGCCAGCGGCGGGCGCATTCTGGACGCTATTTCCTCGTGGTGGGTCATCACCCATGGCCATTGCCATCCGCGCATCGTCGCCGCCATCGCGGAGCAGGCCGGGCAGCTCGACCAGGTGATCTTCGCCGGCCACACCCATCCCGCCGCCGAGGCGCTGGCGCGCGGCCTCGTGGCCATGACGCCGGAGGGGCTCGATCACGTCTTCTTCTCGGACAGCGGCTCCACCGCGGTCGAGGTCGCGCTCAAGATGGCGGCGGGCTACTGGCGCCACACCGGCGAGCAGCGCACCCGCATCCTGGCGCTGGAGCACGGCTATCACGGCGATACCATCGGCACCATGTCGGTGGGCGCGCGGGGCGTCTACAACGCGGCCTACGAGCCGTTCCTGTTCGAGGTGACGCGGCTGCCGTTTCCTGAGAAGGGCCGCGAGCAGGCGACCCTGGACGCGCTGGAAGCCGCCTGCCGGGAGGCGCCGGCCGCGCTGTTGGTGGAGCCACTGATCCTCGGTGCCGGCGGCATGTACATCTATGGGCCCGGGGTGCTGGCCGAAATGGCGGCGATCTGTGCCCGCCACGGTGTACTCTTCATCGCCGACGAGGTGATGACCGGATTCGGACGCACCGGCACCCTGTTTGCCTGTGAGCAGGCGGGTGTGGTTCCGGATATCGCCTGCTACGCCAAGGGCCTCACCGGCGGCTCGCTGCCGCTGGCCGTCACCCTGTGCCGGAGCGCCATCTTCGATGCCCATTATTCCACCGATCGGGCGCGCACCTTCTTCCATTCCAGCTCGTTCACGGCCAATCCCATCGCCTGCGCGGCGGCGGTCGCCAACCTGAAGATCTGGGCGGAGGAGCCGGTTCGCGGGCGCATCACCGCGCTTGGGGACGCGCAGGAGGAGCGCCTCGCGAACTTCCGCGACGACCGGCGCTTTGCCAACGTGCGCCGCATCGGGACTATCGCTGCGCTGGACCTCGTGGCGCCCGATCCCGGCTATCTCGCGGATGTGGGGCCGCGGCTCGCCGCCTTCTTCCGGGACGAGGGGCTGCTCATCCGCCCGCTGGGCAACACGCTGTATGTGATGCCGCCCTATTGCACCACGGCCGAGGACCTCGACCTCGTCTACGGGGCCATCGCCACCGCCGCCGACCGCTTCGGGCGGGCTTGA
- a CDS encoding 8-amino-7-oxononanoate synthase (PFAM: Orn/Lys/Arg decarboxylase major region; aromatic amino acid beta-eliminating lyase/threonine aldolase; aminotransferase class I and II~KEGG: rpa:RPA2972 8-amino-7-oxononanoate synthase), with translation MEAHEAALAALRRRGRLRTLAPAQGADFASNDYLGLAQSEELRQATASALARGVPLGAGGSRLLRGNHPEHEALEAEAAAFFGAEAALFFAGGFAANAALVSTLPRRGDLVVYDELIHASVHEGLAGASSAERVEAVATPHADAHAVDDAIRAWRAKGGRGRAWIAAETLYSMDGDFAPMDDLMAVAERHDAMLLLDEAHATGVYGPAGRGLAAHLEGRANVVTLHTCGKALGVMGALVCLPRGLKDYMVNRSRPFIYATAPSPLLAATVRAALTLVEAAQDRRDRLMARIAHAQRALAGIGLPATSSQIQKVILGSDRRATAVATALQAQGFDVRAIRPPTVPEGTARLRVALTLNVSETDLDGLVDALAQALAAEPGTKAVRSAP, from the coding sequence ATGGAGGCGCATGAGGCGGCGCTCGCGGCGCTCCGCCGCCGGGGCCGGCTGCGGACGCTGGCACCCGCGCAGGGGGCCGATTTCGCCTCCAACGACTATCTTGGCCTCGCGCAATCCGAAGAGTTGCGGCAGGCGACGGCCTCCGCCCTCGCCCGTGGCGTGCCGCTCGGGGCCGGCGGATCGCGCCTGCTGCGCGGCAACCACCCGGAGCACGAGGCCCTTGAAGCCGAGGCGGCGGCCTTCTTCGGCGCCGAGGCGGCGCTGTTCTTCGCCGGCGGGTTCGCCGCCAACGCCGCGCTGGTCTCCACCCTGCCGCGCCGGGGCGACCTGGTGGTCTATGACGAGCTCATCCACGCCAGCGTCCATGAGGGGCTCGCCGGGGCGTCATCGGCCGAGCGCGTCGAGGCGGTGGCGACGCCACATGCCGATGCCCATGCGGTGGACGATGCCATCCGCGCCTGGCGCGCCAAGGGCGGGCGGGGCCGCGCCTGGATCGCGGCGGAAACCCTCTACAGCATGGACGGCGATTTCGCCCCGATGGACGATCTCATGGCCGTCGCCGAGCGGCACGACGCCATGCTGCTTCTGGATGAGGCCCACGCCACCGGCGTCTATGGGCCGGCGGGGCGGGGGCTTGCTGCCCATCTGGAAGGGCGCGCCAACGTGGTGACGCTGCACACCTGCGGCAAGGCGCTGGGCGTGATGGGTGCCCTGGTATGCCTGCCGCGCGGGCTGAAGGACTATATGGTCAACCGGTCGCGCCCCTTCATCTACGCCACCGCGCCGTCGCCGCTGCTGGCTGCCACCGTGCGGGCGGCGCTGACTCTGGTCGAGGCGGCGCAGGACCGGCGGGACCGCCTGATGGCGCGCATCGCCCACGCGCAGCGCGCGCTGGCGGGGATCGGCCTGCCGGCAACCTCTTCGCAGATCCAGAAGGTGATTCTGGGCTCGGACCGGCGCGCGACCGCCGTCGCCACCGCCTTGCAGGCACAGGGGTTCGACGTGCGCGCGATCCGGCCGCCCACCGTGCCGGAGGGCACCGCGCGCTTGCGCGTGGCGCTCACGCTCAACGTGTCCGAAACCGACCTGGATGGTCTGGTGGACGCGCTCGCGCAGGCCCTTGCGGCGGAGCCGGGTACGAAGGCCGTGAGGTCCGCCCCATGA
- a CDS encoding superoxide dismutase copper/zinc binding (PFAM: superoxide dismutase copper/zinc binding~KEGG: azo:azo0522 superoxide dismutase) has protein sequence MGSKHWLLAASILVAGAPAALAQTPAPAPAAPTPTVVKADLVGNSGKPIGTATATGTDRVTIVRLVLQPGAIPAGWHGIHFHAVADCSDTEKFLASKAHVNHGGKAHGLLNPNGPDDGDLPNIFAVADGSVSAEVTSPVGLTGANGLLGPTGFALVVHAGPDDHTTQPIGGAGARIACAAFKP, from the coding sequence ATGGGCTCGAAACACTGGCTTCTCGCAGCTTCGATCCTGGTCGCCGGCGCGCCGGCCGCCCTGGCCCAGACCCCCGCACCGGCACCCGCCGCCCCGACGCCCACCGTGGTGAAGGCGGACCTCGTCGGCAATAGCGGCAAGCCCATCGGCACCGCCACCGCCACCGGCACGGACCGCGTCACCATCGTGCGCCTCGTGCTTCAGCCCGGTGCCATCCCGGCTGGCTGGCACGGCATCCACTTCCACGCCGTGGCCGACTGCTCCGACACCGAGAAGTTCCTGGCCTCGAAGGCCCATGTGAACCACGGTGGCAAGGCCCACGGCCTGCTCAATCCCAACGGTCCCGACGACGGCGACCTGCCCAACATCTTCGCCGTCGCCGATGGCTCGGTATCGGCCGAGGTGACGAGCCCGGTGGGCCTCACCGGCGCCAACGGCCTGCTTGGCCCCACCGGATTCGCGCTGGTGGTTCACGCCGGCCCGGACGACCACACCACCCAGCCCATCGGTGGTGCCGGCGCGCGCATCGCCTGCGCCGCGTTCAAGCCCTGA
- a CDS encoding 3-oxoacyl-(acyl-carrier-protein) synthase III (TIGRFAM: 3-oxoacyl-(acyl-carrier-protein) synthase III~PFAM: 3-Oxoacyl-[acyl-carrier-protein (ACP)] synthase III domain protein; 3-Oxoacyl-[acyl-carrier-protein (ACP)] synthase III~KEGG: atc:AGR_L_1702 3-oxoacyl-[acyl-carrier-protein] synthase III) encodes MTRTPVAGTRIAGFGHYAPEQVVTSVEIERGLGLTEGWIVGRTGIRERRVAAPHEAVSDLAFAAAEKALADAGIPKAAIGLTLLATSTPDHLLPPTAPLLAHRLGLPASGAVDLTGACAGFLYALVLADGFVRTTGRAVLVAAANILSRRVDPSDPSTAALFADAAGAVVLAPSPREGAGVVGSCLASDGSGYDLIQIPDSGSRLSATGQAGAGRMVMREGRTVFSRAVAMMASSCRTALEEAGLTLDDVTHFLPHQANARIITAVAERLGISPERTLSSVADYGNSSAATVPFTLSALRATRAYGAGDVLLIAAAGAGLTGGAAVFRF; translated from the coding sequence ATGACACGGACACCCGTGGCGGGAACCCGCATCGCCGGCTTCGGCCACTACGCACCAGAGCAGGTGGTGACGAGCGTTGAGATCGAGCGTGGGCTGGGCCTTACGGAGGGGTGGATCGTCGGCCGCACCGGCATCCGTGAACGGCGGGTGGCGGCGCCGCACGAGGCGGTGAGCGACCTTGCCTTCGCGGCCGCCGAAAAGGCGCTGGCCGATGCGGGGATCCCCAAGGCCGCCATCGGCCTGACCCTGCTGGCCACTAGCACGCCGGATCACCTGCTGCCGCCCACCGCGCCGCTGCTCGCCCACCGCCTCGGCCTGCCGGCGAGCGGCGCGGTGGACCTGACGGGGGCCTGCGCCGGCTTCCTCTATGCTCTGGTGCTGGCCGATGGCTTCGTGCGGACCACGGGACGCGCGGTGCTGGTGGCGGCGGCCAACATCCTGTCGCGCCGTGTGGATCCATCGGATCCATCGACAGCGGCGCTGTTTGCCGATGCGGCCGGCGCGGTGGTGCTGGCCCCATCCCCCCGGGAGGGGGCCGGTGTGGTCGGGTCTTGCCTTGCCTCCGACGGATCGGGCTACGACCTCATCCAGATCCCCGACAGCGGCAGCCGCCTGTCGGCGACGGGGCAGGCGGGGGCCGGGCGGATGGTGATGCGGGAGGGGCGCACGGTGTTTTCCCGGGCGGTGGCCATGATGGCCTCCTCCTGCCGCACCGCGCTGGAGGAGGCCGGGCTCACCCTGGACGATGTGACCCATTTCCTGCCGCACCAGGCCAACGCCCGCATCATCACGGCGGTGGCGGAGCGGCTCGGCATCAGCCCGGAGCGGACCCTGTCGAGCGTCGCCGACTATGGCAATTCGTCCGCCGCCACCGTGCCCTTCACGCTGTCGGCGCTGCGCGCCACCCGCGCCTATGGCGCGGGCGACGTGCTGCTGATTGCCGCCGCCGGCGCCGGCCTCACGGGCGGCGCGGCTGTTTTTCGATTCTAG
- a CDS encoding Semialdehyde dehydrogenase NAD - binding (PFAM: Semialdehyde dehydrogenase NAD - binding~KEGG: pol:Bpro_0087 hypothetical protein), with protein sequence MNAKIALFGAGGKMGVRLSKNLAKSDFQVAHVEVSDIGRKRLKDEVGVDCTEIDAALDGADVVILAVPDTLIGKVAHSISPKLKAGTMVMLLDAAAPFAGHLPDRPDLIYFVSHPCHPLIFNDETDPAARRDFFGGAGAKQSITSALMQGPDEAFALGEAVAKAIYAPILRSYRLTVDQMAILEPGLSETICATLLDVMREAMDETVRRGVPEECARDFLLGHMNILAAVIFKEIPGVFSDACNKAIQFGKPRLMRDDWIKCLDKPEIAESIRRIT encoded by the coding sequence ATGAACGCGAAGATCGCCCTGTTCGGGGCCGGCGGGAAGATGGGCGTGCGCCTGTCGAAGAACCTCGCCAAGTCCGACTTTCAGGTCGCCCATGTGGAGGTCAGCGACATCGGCCGCAAGCGCCTCAAGGATGAGGTGGGCGTCGACTGCACCGAGATCGACGCCGCCCTCGACGGCGCCGACGTGGTCATCCTGGCCGTGCCCGACACCCTCATCGGCAAGGTCGCGCACAGCATCTCGCCCAAGCTGAAGGCGGGAACCATGGTGATGCTGCTCGACGCGGCGGCGCCCTTCGCCGGCCACCTGCCGGACCGGCCGGACCTGATCTATTTCGTCTCCCACCCCTGCCACCCGCTCATCTTCAACGACGAGACCGATCCGGCGGCGCGGCGTGACTTCTTCGGCGGCGCGGGAGCCAAGCAGTCCATCACCTCCGCCCTCATGCAGGGGCCGGACGAGGCGTTCGCCCTGGGCGAGGCGGTGGCCAAGGCCATCTATGCCCCGATCCTGCGCTCCTATCGCCTCACCGTGGACCAGATGGCGATCCTGGAACCCGGCCTGTCGGAGACCATCTGCGCCACGCTGCTCGACGTGATGCGCGAGGCCATGGACGAGACCGTGCGCCGGGGCGTGCCGGAGGAGTGCGCCCGTGACTTCCTGCTGGGCCACATGAACATTCTCGCCGCGGTGATCTTCAAGGAGATCCCCGGCGTGTTCTCGGACGCCTGCAACAAGGCCATCCAGTTCGGCAAGCCGCGCCTCATGCGCGACGACTGGATCAAGTGCCTCGACAAGCCGGAAATCGCCGAGAGCATCCGCCGCATCACCTGA
- a CDS encoding dethiobiotin synthase (TIGRFAM: dethiobiotin synthase~KEGG: rpa:RPA2971 dethiobiotin synthetase): MTGYIVTGTDTGIGKTMFAAALAGALDAAYWKPVQSGLEGETDSQVVQRLSGLAPDRILPEAYRLAMPASPHRAAEAEGIAIDPDALVLPATTRPLVVEGAGGPLVPLTRRRLFADVFAAWGLPVILCARTSLGTINHTLLAIEALSRRGIALHGVAFIGDANEDSEQIIADLGGTRRLGRLPHLPEVTPVALKAAFAAAFTLDDFRREDLRP; the protein is encoded by the coding sequence ATGACGGGCTACATCGTCACCGGGACGGATACCGGCATCGGCAAGACCATGTTCGCCGCCGCCCTCGCCGGCGCGCTGGATGCCGCTTATTGGAAGCCGGTGCAGTCCGGCCTTGAGGGAGAGACGGATTCCCAGGTGGTGCAGCGGCTGTCGGGCCTTGCGCCCGATCGCATCCTGCCGGAGGCCTACCGGCTCGCGATGCCGGCCTCCCCCCACCGGGCGGCGGAGGCCGAGGGCATCGCCATCGATCCCGATGCGCTGGTGCTTCCTGCGACCACGCGGCCGCTGGTGGTCGAGGGGGCCGGCGGACCCTTGGTGCCGCTCACCCGCCGCCGGCTTTTCGCCGATGTGTTCGCCGCGTGGGGATTGCCGGTGATCCTGTGCGCCCGCACCAGCCTCGGCACCATCAACCACACCTTGCTCGCCATCGAGGCCCTGTCGCGGAGGGGCATCGCGCTCCACGGCGTCGCCTTCATCGGCGATGCCAACGAGGACAGCGAGCAGATCATCGCGGACCTCGGCGGAACGCGCCGCCTCGGGCGCCTGCCGCACCTGCCCGAGGTGACGCCCGTCGCGCTCAAGGCCGCCTTCGCGGCGGCCTTCACCCTTGATGATTTCCGCCGAGAGGACCTCCGGCCATGA
- a CDS encoding Ribulose-bisphosphate carboxylase (PFAM: ribulose bisphosphate carboxylase large chain~KEGG: pol:Bpro_0093 ribulose-bisphosphate carboxylase), with amino-acid sequence MSERVYATYWMETGGDPARTAEVIAGEQSSGTFVALATETAELKERSGARVERLDILDTADIPSLPGGMASDRYTRAILELSWPVENFGPSLPNLMSTIAGNLFELHQVSGLRLIDLKLPPSFTNAFAGPAFGIAGTRKLAGVAQGPIIGTIIKPSIGLTPEETAQQVRELIAGDIDFIKDDELQADGARCPFEARVKAVMRVVNDAADRRGRKVMVAFNITGDLDEMRRRHDLVLAEGGTCVMVCLNSIGLVGVREIRRHTQLPIHGHRAGWGYLYRCPSLGWDYAPWQQLWRLAGVDHLHVNGLDNKFSEANASVIAAARAVLSPLNHAAPMGAMPVFSSGQTGRQAAETYAAIGCADLIHTAGGGIFGHPAGVPAGVEALRAAWRAAMAGASLEDEATRSPALRSALGFWR; translated from the coding sequence ATGAGCGAACGCGTCTATGCCACCTACTGGATGGAGACCGGCGGCGACCCGGCCCGCACCGCCGAGGTCATCGCCGGCGAGCAATCCAGCGGCACCTTCGTGGCGCTCGCCACCGAGACCGCGGAGCTGAAGGAACGCTCCGGCGCGCGCGTGGAGCGGCTCGACATCCTCGACACGGCGGACATCCCCAGCCTGCCGGGCGGCATGGCCTCCGACCGCTACACCCGCGCCATTCTCGAACTGTCCTGGCCGGTGGAGAATTTCGGCCCCTCCCTGCCGAACCTCATGTCCACCATCGCCGGCAACCTGTTCGAACTGCACCAGGTCTCCGGCCTGCGCCTCATCGACCTGAAGCTGCCCCCGTCCTTCACCAATGCCTTCGCCGGCCCGGCCTTCGGCATCGCCGGCACCCGCAAGCTGGCCGGCGTGGCGCAGGGGCCGATCATCGGCACCATCATCAAGCCGTCCATCGGCCTCACGCCGGAAGAGACCGCCCAGCAGGTGCGTGAGCTGATCGCCGGCGACATCGACTTCATCAAGGACGACGAACTCCAGGCTGACGGCGCCCGCTGCCCGTTCGAGGCGCGGGTGAAGGCGGTGATGCGGGTGGTGAACGACGCCGCCGACCGGCGCGGGCGCAAGGTGATGGTGGCCTTCAACATCACCGGCGACCTCGACGAGATGCGCCGCCGCCACGACCTGGTGCTGGCCGAGGGCGGCACCTGCGTCATGGTCTGCCTGAATTCCATCGGCCTCGTGGGGGTGCGCGAGATCCGCCGCCACACTCAGTTGCCCATCCACGGCCATCGCGCCGGCTGGGGCTATCTCTACCGCTGCCCGTCGCTGGGATGGGACTATGCCCCCTGGCAGCAGCTGTGGCGGCTCGCCGGCGTGGACCACCTGCATGTGAACGGGCTCGACAACAAGTTCTCGGAGGCCAACGCCAGCGTCATCGCCGCCGCGCGGGCGGTGCTCTCGCCCCTCAACCATGCGGCGCCCATGGGAGCCATGCCGGTGTTTTCCTCCGGCCAGACCGGGCGGCAGGCGGCCGAGACTTACGCGGCCATCGGCTGCGCCGACCTCATCCACACGGCAGGGGGTGGCATCTTCGGTCATCCGGCGGGGGTGCCGGCGGGTGTCGAAGCCCTAAGGGCCGCCTGGCGCGCCGCCATGGCCGGCGCCAGCCTCGAGGACGAGGCAACCCGCAGCCCTGCCCTGCGCAGCGCCCTCGGGTTCTGGCGATGA
- a CDS encoding (2Fe-2S)-binding domain protein (PFAM: ferredoxin; [2Fe-2S]-binding domain protein~KEGG: sme:SMb20343 isoquinoline 1-oxidoreductase, alpha ubunit) → MAVTLTVNGQARTVDADPDTPLLWVLRDELDLVGTKFGCGQALCGACTVHLDGTPVRSCQTALGDVGDGKVVTIEGIQGREAEAVRAAWVSLDVVQCGYCQSGQIMSAVALLAENKKPTDPDIDAAMDGNVCRCATYHRIRAAIHDAARRLEA, encoded by the coding sequence ATGGCCGTCACACTCACAGTGAACGGACAGGCGCGCACCGTCGACGCCGATCCCGATACCCCGCTGCTCTGGGTCCTGCGCGACGAGCTTGATCTCGTCGGCACCAAGTTCGGCTGCGGCCAGGCCCTGTGCGGCGCCTGCACCGTGCATCTCGACGGCACCCCGGTGAGGTCCTGCCAGACCGCGCTCGGCGATGTCGGCGACGGCAAGGTCGTCACCATCGAAGGCATCCAGGGCCGCGAGGCCGAGGCGGTCCGCGCCGCCTGGGTCAGCCTCGACGTGGTCCAGTGCGGCTATTGCCAGTCCGGGCAGATCATGTCCGCCGTGGCGCTGCTGGCCGAGAACAAGAAGCCTACCGATCCCGACATTGACGCGGCGATGGACGGCAATGTCTGCCGCTGCGCCACCTACCACCGCATCCGCGCCGCGATCCACGACGCGGCCCGCCGGCTGGAGGCCTGA
- a CDS encoding type III effector Hrp-dependent outers (PFAM: type III effector Hrp-dependent outers~KEGG: pol:Bpro_0094 type III effector Hrp-dependent outers) encodes MTAGASSAASWPAGLLLAYYGDDFTGSTDALEAITAAGVPSVLFLRLPTDEMLARFPGVRCVGLAGSSRGRAPAWMDAELPAVFARLKSLGAPILHYKVCSTFDSAPHVGSIGRAVDLGVGAMGGRWSPMVVGVPRLGRFQVFGTLFVTVNGTTYRLDRHPTMSRHPVTPMDEADLGRHLARQTARRIDLIDMAQIRADAADTRRAMLEGDDTPVVLIDVMDEDTLTEAGRLIWENRGEGLFSASSSGLQYALAAHWRRLGLLPAQPGLPAAAGVPQIAVVSGSCSPVTAAQIGWARAHGFHTERLDLSRALDPTLREAEIARTLEVARAALGRGESPVIYSAEGPDDPHVLAFDHTASTLGLTRAEAARTVGTVLAEIMRRMVEARLVRRIMVAGGDSSGEVMEALNAFALDIASGLAPGAPLCRAWSDDPLYDGLEVVLKGGQMGPTDFFTTVRDGLAAAAPVRATGRSAVA; translated from the coding sequence ATGACGGCGGGCGCCTCTTCTGCCGCCTCATGGCCCGCCGGCCTGCTGCTGGCCTATTACGGCGACGACTTCACCGGCTCCACCGATGCGCTGGAAGCCATCACGGCGGCGGGCGTGCCGTCCGTGCTGTTCCTGCGCCTGCCCACGGACGAGATGCTCGCCCGCTTTCCCGGCGTCCGCTGCGTCGGCCTCGCCGGCTCGTCGCGCGGGCGCGCGCCCGCGTGGATGGACGCCGAGCTGCCCGCCGTGTTCGCCCGGCTCAAGTCCTTGGGCGCGCCGATCCTGCACTACAAGGTCTGCTCCACCTTCGATTCCGCCCCCCACGTGGGCTCCATCGGCCGTGCCGTGGATCTGGGGGTGGGGGCCATGGGCGGGCGCTGGAGCCCCATGGTGGTGGGCGTGCCGCGCCTCGGCCGGTTCCAGGTGTTCGGCACCCTGTTCGTCACCGTGAACGGCACCACCTACCGGCTCGACCGCCACCCCACAATGTCGCGCCATCCGGTGACGCCCATGGACGAGGCGGACCTTGGCCGCCACCTCGCCCGCCAGACCGCACGGCGCATCGACCTCATCGACATGGCCCAGATCCGCGCCGACGCCGCCGACACCCGCCGCGCCATGCTGGAGGGCGACGACACCCCGGTTGTGCTCATCGACGTGATGGACGAGGACACGCTGACCGAGGCCGGCCGCCTCATCTGGGAGAACCGGGGCGAGGGCCTGTTCAGCGCCTCCTCTTCCGGCCTGCAATATGCGCTGGCCGCCCACTGGCGGCGGCTCGGCCTGCTGCCGGCGCAGCCCGGCCTGCCGGCGGCGGCGGGCGTGCCGCAGATCGCGGTGGTGAGCGGCAGTTGCTCCCCGGTCACCGCCGCCCAGATCGGCTGGGCGCGGGCCCACGGCTTCCACACCGAGCGGCTGGACCTGTCCCGCGCCCTCGACCCGACGCTGCGCGAGGCCGAGATCGCCCGCACGCTGGAGGTCGCCCGTGCGGCGCTCGGGCGCGGCGAGAGCCCGGTGATCTACAGCGCCGAAGGCCCGGACGATCCCCACGTCCTCGCCTTCGACCATACGGCAAGCACCCTCGGCCTCACTCGCGCGGAGGCGGCGCGGACGGTCGGCACAGTGCTGGCCGAGATCATGCGGCGCATGGTGGAGGCCCGGCTGGTCCGCCGCATCATGGTGGCGGGAGGCGACAGCTCCGGCGAGGTGATGGAGGCGCTCAACGCCTTCGCCCTCGATATCGCCTCAGGCCTTGCCCCCGGCGCGCCCCTGTGCCGGGCGTGGTCGGACGATCCCCTCTATGACGGGCTGGAGGTGGTGCTGAAGGGCGGCCAGATGGGGCCCACCGACTTCTTCACCACAGTCCGCGACGGGCTTGCGGCGGCGGCGCCAGTCCGCGCGACGGGCCGGAGCGCCGTGGCGTAG